A region of the Muricauda sp. MAR_2010_75 genome:
CCATTCTTTGGATATTTTTTTGTAAACGAAATACGGAACCGATTGGGCGAAGGTCTTGGCCACATCATTGGAGGACAAAATCCCTTCAAAGTCATAGTGTTTTCCAAACTGAGTGTCCTTGGCCTGGGAGAGCAAGTTCTGCAGCTCTTTTTTTTGTTCTTCCAGAGGGTTTCTATCCAAACTCAGTGAATCCCTTGCCTCTATAAAACCTTTTACAATGTTTCCTATGATTGCCATTTCAATTCAATGTTTTTAGCTTAACATTACAAAACTACAACCAAGGGGCTTCCGGGCTTTACTCAATTCATTTTTTAATTGACTGGATTCAATAACCGTGCATCTTAAATCATTAGCTTACATCTTGTCAGAAATTTTTTCTACATTTAGAGTTAGCAGCAAACAATCAACCACCATATACAAACTCATTGTACATGAAAAAATATGGTGCCTTACTTTCCATCTTTATTGCTTCCCTCCAGTTTCTGCATGCCCAAAATTTTCTTTCGGGAAAGATATTGGATGCCGATACGCAAGAACCTGTTGACTATGTAAACATCGGTATTGTGGATCAGGCCAAGGGTACCGTATCATCGGACGATGGAACCTTTATGCTTAAGCTGGAAGATGGCGACATCAACCCCATAAATACGGTCCAATTTTCAAGAATAGGATACGAGACCCTCACATTTAACTCCAAAGAGCTTCACCAACGCCTTCAGGAAAATCCCTATGTTCTTATGAAGGAATCATTTTTTGAGTTGGAGGGCGTTACGCTTCATCTAAAAAATGCGAAAAAAAACAGGGTAGGTTATGTGAGCAACGACAAGGAAAACTTTGCCTTCTGGAACGATAGTCTTGCACTGGGCGGGGAACACGCATCAAAAATCCGCATCAAAGATGGGCCTTTAAAATTGGAGGACATGTCTTTCAACGTAATTGCAAGCATTTCAGACAGTATATTGGTGCGGGTAAACATTTACGAAATAGGAAGAGGAGGGCTGCCCGGCAAGAACATATCCAACCATAACATTCTCCACATCATTAAAAGAAAACGAGGAAGGGTAACCATAGACCTTTCCCCTTACAACATTGTGGTAAAAGACCATTTCATTGCCAGTTTAGAGCTTCTTAAAATTTACGGAGGAAAAGTGGGTATTCTTATTTCATCTTTTGATGACGGCGCACGATCATTTTCCAGACTGATCAGTCAAGACAGCTGGAAAAGAATCCGCAAAGGCACTACCATTGGGTTCAGTTTAAACACTTCGCTTTTGGAAGATGGCCAATACAATGATTTTGTTGGTTCCCAAAACAAGTCACGCGACAAACCTGAACAAATTACCCTATTGTGGGACACCTCCTACTCCATGAAAGGTAAAAATCTTGAAAAGGAACTGGGCTTTTTGGACCACTATTTTGAGTACCTCAACTATGTTGCTGTGGAACTGAAATTGTTTGGACATACGCTTTCCACAGAAAGATTTACCATAGAAAATGGCAATTGGCAAGCCCTTAAAAAGCGATTGCTTGAAATCCCTTATGATGGTGCAGGAAAGCTGGAAGTATTCAATGCTCTACAACCCGATAAATACGCGTTGCTTTTTACCGATGGAAAAGGGTTTCCCGAGGCCATTGATGAGAATTGGAGGGTCACTGTTTTTACCATCAACAGTAAGCCAGATGCCAATCACGAATTGTTGAAATCCATTGCCGAAGGTTCAGAGGCCAATTACATAAATCTGGACAAAATTGATGATCAAGAGCTGGCGTTGGACTACACCAAAAAACATATTGTCGATAATTTGGAGTACACCCCTTCAATTTCAAATGTCAACGCCCTACGGGAAATAAAAGGGACAGTTACCGATTTTGATGATCCGCTTCCCAATGTAACCGTCAAGGTTAAGGGAGTGGAAAGGACGGTAAGGACAAATGCTAATGGGAACTTTTCCATTTCAGCAAAAAACGGTGACATTCTGGAATTTATCTATCCCGGAAGAGAAAGTACAGAATCTATAGTGAACACCAACACAGACCGACTTAGCATTGCCATGCCCATGGGGGTAAAAGTGTTGGATGAAGTGGTCTTGGAAGAATATCGTAAAGTCCAAACCATCAAGGGTGCAGATCCCAGAAAGACCGATATTGCAACAAATTTTGGAACCATTGATATTGAACGAACCGGTTTTGCCATAAAACAGATTCAGAATGACAAAATCAGCTCCATCCACAGGGACATCTCGGACGCCTTAAAAGGGAAATTTCCTGGGATTCGTGTTTTTGGGGACGGAGAAAATGCCCGAGTAGCATTGAGGGGTGGTGAAATTATAAAATCATATGCCGCTTGGGATGTTGACGGTCTTGTATATCCCCCGAACAACCCGCCTTTACACATTAATGTTTTGAATGTCAAGAGCGTCACCATTATGCCGGGCAGTTGGGCTGCTGCAAGATACGGCCGCATTGCATGGGGTGGAATTATCATCGTAAAAACGATTAATCAATCTTTTGAGCAAGAAACTGCAAACGGGGGTTCCAACTGGGATTCTTTGCGGTCTAATGACATCTACAAGAACGATGCAGTTCTTTTGGAGCAAACCCAAGGTAGTCTCCCTAGATATATCCAATGGCTATCGGGAGCCAAATCGTTGAATGAAGCTTACGCGACATACTTGGAACAAAGAAAATTATATGGACATCTACCCCATTTTTATGCTGATGTTCATGCATTTTTTCTTCAAAAATGGGGCAGTACTGAGGTAGCTGGAAAAATTCTTTCCAACATAGAAGAAATTTTTTCCGAAGATGCCAGTGCTTTGCGGTTGCTGGCCTTTCACCTTGATGAAGATGGTTTGTTTGAAGAAGCCCATAACATCTACGCCAAAATATATGGTCTGTATCCTTCACAAGCCCAAAGTTTAAGAGACTTGGCCCACAGCCATGTTACTCTGGGGGAAGTACAAGAAGGTTGGTCGCTGTATAAAAAGTACTTGCTCGGCTTAAGTGGTGAACTGGAGGTAGAAGGTATTGACAAGATCATACGGGAAGAGGCCATAGCCTTGGCCAATCGATATCGTTCGGAAATTGATCTGGACCTTCCTTCCTCTTCAACTGAAGATGAAATCAATGACATGGATATTTTGGTTGAATGGAACAATCCCAACACCCAATTTGAACTGCAGTTTGTGGGGCCAACCGGCCATTATTTTACGTGGAAGCATACCAAAGAGTCCAGTCCAAGTTTAAT
Encoded here:
- a CDS encoding carboxypeptidase-like regulatory domain-containing protein gives rise to the protein MKKYGALLSIFIASLQFLHAQNFLSGKILDADTQEPVDYVNIGIVDQAKGTVSSDDGTFMLKLEDGDINPINTVQFSRIGYETLTFNSKELHQRLQENPYVLMKESFFELEGVTLHLKNAKKNRVGYVSNDKENFAFWNDSLALGGEHASKIRIKDGPLKLEDMSFNVIASISDSILVRVNIYEIGRGGLPGKNISNHNILHIIKRKRGRVTIDLSPYNIVVKDHFIASLELLKIYGGKVGILISSFDDGARSFSRLISQDSWKRIRKGTTIGFSLNTSLLEDGQYNDFVGSQNKSRDKPEQITLLWDTSYSMKGKNLEKELGFLDHYFEYLNYVAVELKLFGHTLSTERFTIENGNWQALKKRLLEIPYDGAGKLEVFNALQPDKYALLFTDGKGFPEAIDENWRVTVFTINSKPDANHELLKSIAEGSEANYINLDKIDDQELALDYTKKHIVDNLEYTPSISNVNALREIKGTVTDFDDPLPNVTVKVKGVERTVRTNANGNFSISAKNGDILEFIYPGRESTESIVNTNTDRLSIAMPMGVKVLDEVVLEEYRKVQTIKGADPRKTDIATNFGTIDIERTGFAIKQIQNDKISSIHRDISDALKGKFPGIRVFGDGENARVALRGGEIIKSYAAWDVDGLVYPPNNPPLHINVLNVKSVTIMPGSWAAARYGRIAWGGIIIVKTINQSFEQETANGGSNWDSLRSNDIYKNDAVLLEQTQGSLPRYIQWLSGAKSLNEAYATYLEQRKLYGHLPHFYADVHAFFLQKWGSTEVAGKILSNIEEIFSEDASALRLLAFHLDEDGLFEEAHNIYAKIYGLYPSQAQSLRDLAHSHVTLGEVQEGWSLYKKYLLGLSGELEVEGIDKIIREEAIALANRYRSEIDLDLPSSSTEDEINDMDILVEWNNPNTQFELQFVGPTGHYFTWKHTKESSPSLISDEIFKGYSSNSFQINDLEQGEWLLNVKYLGNQTNIPSFIKTTLKNNLDGTETIKVLRLQQKNVNFQFLKLTSDKISNFR